The DNA segment AAAGACTATAAAAGAGCTAGAGGGTGCTTATGCAATTCTTCTTACTACAAAATCACAACCTGATACTATATTTTTTGCAAAACATGGCTCGCCAATGCTTGTTGGGATTAATGATGCAGGTGAGAGTTTTTTTGCATCATCTGATACTCCGCTTATAGGTCAAGCTAAAGAGGTAAACTACTTTGAAGATGGGGACTTCGGTTTTGTAAACCCATCTGAGGTAGCTATCTATGATAGAGACTCAAATGAGAGAAAACCAAACTTTAAAAAATTAAAAGAGGACAAGCTCTCAGCTCAAAAAGATGGTTTTAGGTTTTTTATGGAAAAAGAGATTTATGAACAAAGCCATGTTGTTGCAGATACTCTGATGGGAAGACTAAGTGATAGCGAAATCATCTTTGATGAACTAGACAAGAGCCTTTTTGATGGTATAAATGAGATAAAACTTTGTGCTTGTGGCACTTCATATCACTCTGCACTTAGTGCTTCATATCTTTTTGAGAGATATTCAAAGATTAGAACTTCTGTTGAAGTAGCAAGTGAATTTAGATATAGAAATCCCATCATGAGCAAAGACACTCTCTTTGTTGTAATCTCTCAAAGTGGGGAGACGGCTGATACATTAGAGACTCTAAAGATGGCAAAAGAAGCAAAACTAAAAACATTAGTAATTTGCAATGTCGATAACTCTTCGATGGTCAGATTAGCGGACTCTTGCATACTAACAAGAGCTGGGATAGAAAAAGGCGTGGCATCTACAAAAGCTTTTGCTACTCAAGTTACAATATTTTGGATGCTAAGCCTGTATGTTGCAAAACTTCGTAACTCCATGAAAAAAGAGGAGATTATAAAGCATATTTCACTTCTTCGTGAGGTTCCTGGTTCTGTTAAGGTAAGTGATGAAATGCATGAGAGGCTAAAAAGACTCTCTAAGAGATATCTTCACGGTCATGGTTTTTTCTTTATAGGGCGAGATATTTTCTATCCTCTGGCTCTTGAAGGAGCTTTAAAGCTAAAAGAGATCTCTTATCTACATGCTGAGGGTTATCCAAGCGGAGAGATGAAACATGGTCC comes from the Sulfurimonas hongkongensis genome and includes:
- the glmS gene encoding glutamine--fructose-6-phosphate transaminase (isomerizing) encodes the protein MCGIVGYIGKRNTKKILLDGLKELEYRGYDSAGIAVLQNGEFSNFKAIGKLVNLEEKTKDFITNGFAIGIGHTRWATHGKPTELNAHPHLGESSYVVHNGIIENYAALKKELLACGVKFLSQTDTEVIVHQFEKNLKNSKNAFEAFSKTIKELEGAYAILLTTKSQPDTIFFAKHGSPMLVGINDAGESFFASSDTPLIGQAKEVNYFEDGDFGFVNPSEVAIYDRDSNERKPNFKKLKEDKLSAQKDGFRFFMEKEIYEQSHVVADTLMGRLSDSEIIFDELDKSLFDGINEIKLCACGTSYHSALSASYLFERYSKIRTSVEVASEFRYRNPIMSKDTLFVVISQSGETADTLETLKMAKEAKLKTLVICNVDNSSMVRLADSCILTRAGIEKGVASTKAFATQVTIFWMLSLYVAKLRNSMKKEEIIKHISLLREVPGSVKVSDEMHERLKRLSKRYLHGHGFFFIGRDIFYPLALEGALKLKEISYLHAEGYPSGEMKHGPIALADPELFTIALLPEHMLYEKSRSNVEELSARDSTICAISSLEFDKADDFIKIKNSSHYMLEFFEMMVVLQLLALEISVRLGNDVDMPRNLAKSVTVE